The following are from one region of the Mycolicibacterium diernhoferi genome:
- a CDS encoding RecQ family ATP-dependent DNA helicase: protein MSTPERPMPPAAETAHRLLLEHGPLSAPELREQLRKEGFAQTLERLQQWPDRFPHRFAVTDDGLLHVAVAYKSHPVTDPNPTDGPWYSPQPDRVPLDRVAVLDIETTGLNKATDFITEIALARLDGTQLMSVEVAVPDGQVGADAVTLSHALDVLATRLQSADLLIGHNLLAFDLPFLVQAAKRHGLSVPQFPPSADSLHLSLLVDVALPNRQLADLTLRYGITNQEAHRAHSDATATAAVIRALLAEVDVAEPSWQLAIATLETHRNPLALLLPSLPGPPELSTLHRDPDPLLNPAGPKASDAWSGTRDTFPVLRELRNLRKRPAQEEMAHAVAEVFDRGGNLAVEAPTGTGKSLAYMLPALARASRPRQPVIIATATKALQGQLRAEAARLQQENLLGAPFRQLQGVANYVCARELEDAVADQETSGLALAVAFRAIAESPTGTWDDVTDDVLKRSDARYARTRARLRTNAAGCDRAGCTWAKICPVVQQSEGLASTPGVVSINHALMAAWVTAAKAPGDIFADRRADVVFDEAHALEDSLTSAWTGRVDAIDLEIVVNSLNPRARMMRDIRKRSNGRTEVKEAIDSIASSCDAIRAAGIEFTQAVTTYLHEYGGRAHAAVLQSGIVNSRPEFRVLRQSASTLRYALIQLGKAVSALGQSLSGVEGVGSAKRRLNGHAERIDNAVSILETLGPLPDSHRWVYRLAAEEDDPDAWAYELLPIHVFPEFQQFVVDRMHSTVLCSATLTVEQRFDYLSSRLGIEIDPTAADGGFRGLRLQSPFDYAKQSKVVLTNHLPIPIPVNEREFCEEMAADQAGFLSLSGGKTLILFAARTRMEIVADGVRAKAAELAERGVELLVQGEHGRSQISHRFNSEPGTVLYGLKSYWEGFDAPGETLSYLFIEKPPYPHPDDPLVSARQRAIAERGGDPFLEYVLPMTAMQFTQGFGRLIRSENDIGAALICDRRLHSPTQAQRVLLGSLPGPAIHEAIDRDDAWTTAIEFVTGTAPDLSTAISFGRDDVSQLLENLRLLEGEDPTAKLIEAAEKLFGITDLHPKQLEVMRAIIDGQDVMAVLPTGFGKSLCFQLPALLAPQARATVVVSPLIALIKDQVNDLRGRRGIRPVQGITGTTSRVVQTDILRDTASGHVRLLYVSPERLARDPVLRGALGRQQLNRVVVDEAHCVSVWGHDFRPEFRQVPASVATFDTRPPRAGFTATATPEVETDIVGAMDMLDPAVVREPSDRPNLRFRVHRCVDERDRVRELLRFVTWSEKKPGIVYVTKRALAEEIAAMLRRAGHAARAYHAGMVPEQRDAVQEDFDSDTTRIIVATKAFGMGINKPNIAWVVHYDLPDSLDGYAQEAGRAARAPDVTGDCVLFYTRGDIARRRRLINSHESKADAQITQQLLTLLWTCPERGDSRVFDVDELADKLGIDDDEVNVHLAQLERVGALKLGLDCSARGTVDVGFREPTDEDERRLFRELFYKANRARPNVRVQIDFHQLRDERGYDPDELEQKLIDWSLDRFVTFSSSRRLRRVRLLSHLAPRDALERESTRWKQWQQRRLQAMIDYAEQASSCRRIAIGEHFGDTVADCTSRDIVTCDRCNDESPPWAALPDHMVPDPELLVNAELTVLQAVGWASAFKKGAYGEASLRAAVLGLESLGEGRPLGAGVLSCPQFGALRHVRNGEKRWNTAVEKLLAEGFIDRRTVERESTRTPYQSLVLTPRGAQTLGITVTQDD, encoded by the coding sequence ATGAGCACGCCCGAGCGCCCCATGCCGCCGGCCGCCGAGACGGCGCATCGTCTGCTGCTCGAACACGGCCCGCTGTCGGCACCCGAACTCAGAGAACAGCTCCGCAAGGAGGGTTTCGCCCAAACCCTGGAGCGGCTCCAGCAGTGGCCGGATCGGTTCCCCCACCGCTTTGCCGTCACCGACGACGGGCTCCTCCACGTGGCGGTCGCGTACAAGAGCCACCCCGTCACCGACCCCAACCCCACCGACGGACCCTGGTACTCACCGCAGCCTGACCGCGTCCCGCTGGACCGAGTGGCGGTGCTGGATATCGAGACCACCGGCCTCAACAAGGCCACCGATTTCATCACCGAGATTGCCTTGGCCCGGCTGGACGGTACGCAACTGATGAGCGTCGAGGTGGCGGTACCGGACGGCCAAGTCGGCGCTGACGCCGTGACGCTGTCTCATGCCCTGGATGTCCTGGCCACCCGGTTGCAGAGTGCCGATCTGCTGATCGGGCACAACCTGCTCGCCTTCGATCTGCCGTTTCTGGTGCAGGCCGCAAAGCGTCATGGACTGTCGGTCCCCCAGTTCCCGCCGAGCGCCGACAGTCTGCACCTCTCCCTCCTCGTGGATGTGGCGCTACCCAACCGGCAGCTCGCCGACCTCACGCTCCGCTACGGCATCACCAACCAAGAGGCGCATCGTGCCCACTCGGACGCCACAGCAACCGCCGCCGTCATCCGCGCCCTACTGGCCGAGGTCGACGTTGCCGAACCCAGCTGGCAACTCGCCATCGCGACCCTGGAAACCCACCGCAATCCGCTCGCGCTGCTGCTGCCATCGCTACCCGGCCCACCCGAGTTGTCCACGCTGCACCGGGATCCCGACCCGCTGCTGAACCCGGCCGGCCCTAAGGCCTCCGATGCATGGTCGGGCACTCGGGACACCTTCCCGGTCCTGCGCGAGCTGCGCAATCTCCGGAAACGACCCGCGCAGGAAGAAATGGCCCACGCCGTCGCCGAGGTCTTCGACCGAGGTGGCAATCTCGCGGTCGAGGCACCCACCGGAACCGGTAAGTCGTTGGCGTACATGCTGCCGGCACTCGCCCGTGCATCACGTCCCCGTCAGCCCGTAATCATTGCGACTGCAACAAAAGCGCTCCAGGGACAGTTGCGCGCCGAAGCGGCCCGGCTGCAGCAGGAGAACCTCCTCGGAGCCCCGTTCCGCCAGCTGCAGGGCGTCGCCAACTATGTCTGCGCCCGGGAACTCGAAGACGCGGTCGCCGATCAAGAGACCTCAGGTCTGGCGTTGGCGGTCGCCTTCCGGGCGATCGCCGAGTCCCCCACCGGCACCTGGGATGACGTCACCGACGACGTCCTCAAGCGTTCGGACGCCCGGTATGCGCGCACCCGTGCTCGCCTGAGGACCAACGCGGCGGGATGCGACCGCGCCGGCTGCACCTGGGCCAAGATCTGCCCGGTTGTCCAGCAGAGCGAGGGTCTTGCCAGCACGCCAGGCGTGGTGTCGATCAACCACGCCCTGATGGCAGCCTGGGTCACCGCCGCCAAGGCACCCGGCGACATCTTCGCCGACCGCCGAGCCGATGTTGTCTTCGACGAGGCGCACGCCCTCGAAGATTCCTTGACCTCGGCGTGGACCGGCCGGGTCGACGCCATCGACCTCGAAATCGTCGTCAACTCCCTGAATCCCCGTGCCCGGATGATGCGCGACATCCGGAAGCGGTCGAACGGTCGTACCGAGGTCAAAGAGGCCATCGACAGCATCGCGAGCAGCTGCGATGCGATCCGCGCGGCCGGCATCGAGTTCACCCAGGCCGTCACCACCTACCTCCATGAGTACGGCGGTCGGGCGCATGCAGCAGTCCTCCAGTCCGGAATCGTCAACTCTCGCCCCGAATTCCGAGTGTTACGTCAATCGGCATCGACGTTGCGGTACGCCCTGATCCAACTGGGGAAGGCGGTGTCCGCGCTGGGGCAGTCGCTGAGCGGCGTCGAGGGCGTCGGTTCGGCGAAGCGCCGACTCAACGGGCACGCCGAGCGGATCGACAACGCTGTCTCAATTCTGGAGACACTGGGACCGCTGCCCGACAGCCACCGCTGGGTGTACCGGCTGGCCGCCGAAGAGGACGATCCGGACGCCTGGGCCTACGAGCTGCTGCCCATCCACGTCTTCCCGGAATTCCAGCAGTTCGTGGTCGACCGGATGCATTCGACCGTGTTGTGCTCGGCCACCCTCACCGTCGAGCAGCGCTTCGACTACCTCAGCTCGCGCCTGGGGATCGAGATCGATCCCACAGCGGCCGATGGCGGCTTCCGCGGCCTACGTCTGCAGTCGCCGTTCGACTACGCGAAACAGTCAAAGGTGGTCCTCACCAACCACTTACCGATCCCCATCCCGGTCAACGAGCGGGAGTTCTGTGAGGAGATGGCCGCAGACCAGGCCGGGTTCCTCAGCCTTTCCGGCGGCAAAACACTGATCCTGTTCGCCGCGCGGACCCGAATGGAGATCGTCGCCGACGGCGTCCGCGCGAAGGCTGCCGAACTTGCTGAACGCGGAGTCGAGCTTCTCGTCCAGGGTGAACACGGCCGGTCGCAGATCTCACATCGGTTCAATTCCGAGCCGGGCACCGTGCTCTACGGGCTCAAATCGTATTGGGAGGGCTTCGACGCCCCCGGCGAGACCCTGTCCTACCTGTTCATCGAGAAGCCCCCGTACCCGCATCCCGACGATCCGCTCGTGTCGGCACGCCAGCGCGCCATCGCCGAACGCGGCGGTGACCCGTTTCTTGAGTACGTTCTGCCGATGACCGCCATGCAGTTCACTCAGGGCTTCGGTCGGCTCATCCGCTCCGAGAACGATATCGGCGCCGCACTGATCTGCGACCGCCGGCTGCACTCACCGACACAGGCACAGCGGGTACTACTGGGGTCGCTGCCCGGGCCAGCAATCCATGAGGCCATCGATCGCGACGATGCGTGGACGACGGCCATCGAATTCGTCACCGGCACAGCACCCGACCTCAGCACGGCGATCTCCTTCGGCCGCGACGACGTCAGTCAACTGCTGGAGAACCTGCGGCTCCTCGAAGGTGAGGATCCGACCGCGAAGCTCATCGAAGCTGCAGAGAAACTGTTCGGCATCACCGACCTTCACCCCAAACAGCTCGAAGTGATGCGCGCGATCATCGATGGCCAGGACGTGATGGCCGTGCTGCCCACGGGGTTCGGCAAGTCCTTGTGCTTCCAGCTACCGGCACTGCTCGCCCCGCAGGCTCGCGCCACGGTGGTCGTGTCTCCCCTTATCGCACTGATCAAGGATCAGGTCAACGACCTGCGTGGCCGGCGCGGCATCCGTCCGGTCCAGGGCATCACCGGCACCACGTCGCGGGTGGTGCAGACAGACATCCTGCGCGACACCGCCAGTGGGCACGTCCGGCTGCTGTACGTCTCCCCGGAACGGCTGGCCCGAGACCCGGTGCTCCGCGGGGCTTTGGGGCGCCAGCAGCTCAACCGTGTCGTGGTCGACGAGGCACACTGCGTTTCGGTGTGGGGGCACGACTTCCGACCGGAGTTCCGGCAGGTACCCGCATCGGTGGCAACCTTCGACACCCGCCCGCCCCGCGCCGGTTTCACCGCGACGGCCACGCCCGAAGTGGAGACCGACATCGTCGGGGCCATGGACATGCTCGACCCCGCCGTCGTGCGGGAGCCCAGCGACCGCCCCAACCTTCGTTTCCGCGTCCATCGATGCGTCGACGAGCGGGACAGGGTCCGAGAGCTGCTCCGGTTCGTCACCTGGTCCGAGAAGAAGCCCGGCATCGTGTACGTCACCAAACGTGCACTCGCCGAGGAGATCGCGGCAATGCTGCGTCGCGCCGGGCACGCTGCTCGCGCCTATCACGCCGGTATGGTCCCCGAACAACGCGACGCCGTCCAGGAAGACTTCGACTCTGACACGACCCGAATCATCGTGGCCACCAAAGCGTTCGGCATGGGCATCAACAAACCCAACATCGCCTGGGTGGTCCACTACGACCTCCCGGACTCGTTGGATGGATACGCCCAGGAAGCCGGCCGTGCCGCACGTGCTCCCGATGTCACCGGCGATTGCGTGCTCTTCTACACCCGCGGCGATATCGCCCGACGTCGCCGGTTGATCAATTCGCACGAGTCGAAGGCCGACGCGCAGATCACCCAGCAGTTGCTGACGCTGCTGTGGACATGTCCCGAGCGCGGTGACAGTCGAGTATTCGACGTCGATGAGTTGGCGGACAAACTCGGCATCGACGACGACGAGGTCAATGTGCACCTGGCCCAGCTCGAGCGAGTCGGCGCGCTGAAACTCGGGCTGGACTGCTCGGCCCGCGGGACGGTGGACGTCGGATTCCGCGAACCGACCGACGAGGACGAACGCCGTCTGTTCCGGGAGTTGTTCTACAAGGCGAACCGAGCACGCCCCAATGTCCGCGTCCAGATCGACTTCCACCAGCTCCGTGATGAACGCGGCTACGACCCCGACGAACTGGAGCAGAAACTGATCGACTGGTCCCTGGACCGGTTCGTCACGTTCTCCAGCTCCCGCCGGCTCCGCAGGGTCCGTTTGCTCTCCCACCTCGCGCCGCGGGACGCACTCGAACGCGAGTCCACACGCTGGAAGCAGTGGCAACAACGCCGCCTGCAGGCAATGA
- a CDS encoding DUF3427 domain-containing protein, with product METGLYESVLTSRLRSALCANTGLHTELSTVDESEQALVLARHLSPLIERQLRAARGAEERARLTQKILEALGDPELLDHVPDQDDPTKIRRLDSVTADALGSVRPPRPATPLSDAALMTNARNEPTLAAELRAELASADEVDLLCAFVKWHGIRLLERELTQLRERGVPLRVITTTYIGATDAKALDRLVEEFGAEVRVNYDTNMTRLHAKAWLLRRNTGFHTAYVGSSNLSQSALVDGLEWNVRLSAVATPHLLDKFRATFDSYWENREFERYRPAEDGARLRNALEIASGKKQRDPLAITLSGLEVTAKPYQAELLEQLDAERALHNRHRNLIVAATGTGKTVIAALDYRRLAREVHGRDLKLLFVAHRKEILTQARRMYQEVLTDPTFGELLVGGDQPTQWRHVFASIQSLTDGRLSTIEPDHFDVVVIDEFHHAEAPSYRRLLDHIAPMELLGLTATPERGDGSDVREFFGGRVAAELRLWDALEQNLLCPFHYFGVYDGTDLEKLQWRRGGYDLARLSEVYTADDARTRIVLDQVRDKIADVGSMRALGFCVSVEHARYMAEKFVVAGIPARAVVGLDDSAERREALEALRNREINVLFTVDLFNEGLDIPVVDTVLFLRPTESATVFLQQLGRGLRLAPGKSVLTALDFVGHQRKEFRFDQRFRALTGLGRKQLEREIKHGFPFLPSGSQIVLDAVAQKLVLENVRQQISPKKAALVSEVRAHPNDQLASYLEESGRGLEDILRTDRSWTTLCRAAGKLGEELDPREAELVKRVKALAHVDDRQRADAYRALLDGGAVTEQRLANMLFYSLYPNGGGFDTAAAGLEALRGEAVAAEMRQVVDIAFEAAHRSTYALGDLVPELADVPLALHATYSREEILAGLGWVSDKRTPSTMREGVAWCPAANADAFLITLKKSDNDYSPTTMYRDFALSSDLFHWESQSTTTSASPTGQRYINHRAKGSHILLFVRETKTNALGAAPYIFLGPADYVSHEGDRPMAITWRLKRPMPAEVYLGARAAVA from the coding sequence GTGGAAACCGGACTGTATGAGTCAGTGCTTACGTCGCGCCTTCGCTCCGCGCTCTGCGCGAATACGGGCCTGCACACTGAGCTGAGCACAGTCGATGAGTCTGAACAGGCGCTGGTCCTCGCCCGCCACCTGAGTCCGCTAATCGAGCGGCAGCTGCGTGCTGCGCGGGGCGCAGAAGAGCGAGCGCGACTTACCCAGAAGATTTTGGAAGCTCTCGGCGACCCCGAGCTCCTCGACCATGTGCCGGACCAGGACGACCCGACAAAGATTCGACGCTTGGACTCCGTCACGGCTGACGCACTGGGTTCGGTTCGGCCACCGCGTCCGGCCACACCACTGTCGGATGCCGCACTCATGACCAACGCGCGGAATGAACCGACCCTCGCTGCTGAGCTGCGCGCCGAGTTGGCCAGCGCGGACGAGGTCGACCTCCTGTGCGCCTTCGTGAAGTGGCATGGAATTCGTCTCCTGGAGCGCGAGCTCACCCAACTGCGCGAGCGCGGAGTCCCGTTGCGCGTCATCACCACGACCTACATTGGTGCTACTGACGCGAAGGCCCTAGACAGGCTGGTCGAAGAATTCGGCGCCGAGGTCCGCGTCAACTACGACACCAACATGACCCGGCTCCACGCGAAGGCGTGGCTCTTGCGGCGTAACACCGGGTTCCACACCGCCTACGTTGGCTCATCCAACCTGTCGCAGTCGGCTCTGGTGGATGGCTTGGAATGGAACGTGCGACTGTCGGCGGTCGCGACGCCACACCTGTTGGATAAGTTCCGTGCGACCTTCGATTCCTATTGGGAGAACCGCGAGTTCGAGAGGTACCGACCCGCAGAGGACGGGGCGAGGCTGCGCAACGCACTGGAAATCGCATCGGGGAAGAAGCAGCGCGACCCGTTGGCGATCACGCTGTCCGGTTTGGAGGTCACGGCCAAGCCGTACCAAGCCGAGCTGTTGGAGCAGCTCGACGCCGAACGGGCACTGCATAACCGTCACCGCAACCTCATCGTTGCGGCCACCGGCACGGGTAAGACCGTCATTGCCGCGCTGGACTATCGCCGGCTGGCCCGCGAGGTGCACGGGCGGGACCTGAAGCTGCTGTTTGTCGCACACCGCAAGGAGATCCTGACCCAGGCACGCCGGATGTATCAGGAGGTCCTCACCGATCCCACCTTTGGCGAGTTGCTGGTCGGTGGAGACCAACCGACGCAATGGCGTCACGTCTTCGCCAGCATCCAATCGCTGACGGATGGACGCCTTTCCACGATTGAACCCGATCATTTCGACGTCGTTGTGATCGACGAGTTCCACCATGCTGAGGCGCCGTCTTATCGCCGCCTCCTTGACCACATCGCCCCCATGGAGCTGCTTGGACTTACCGCCACGCCCGAACGCGGTGACGGTAGCGACGTCCGCGAATTCTTCGGCGGACGCGTGGCCGCAGAGCTGCGGCTATGGGACGCGCTGGAACAAAACCTGCTGTGCCCGTTCCACTACTTCGGGGTGTACGACGGCACCGACCTCGAAAAGCTGCAATGGCGGCGCGGCGGATATGACCTCGCCCGGCTCAGCGAGGTCTACACCGCCGACGACGCCCGTACGCGCATCGTGCTCGATCAGGTCCGGGACAAGATCGCCGATGTTGGATCGATGCGGGCGCTCGGGTTTTGTGTCAGCGTTGAGCACGCCCGATACATGGCGGAGAAGTTCGTCGTCGCGGGAATTCCGGCGCGCGCGGTGGTGGGCCTCGACGACAGTGCCGAGCGCCGCGAAGCGCTGGAGGCCCTGCGCAACCGCGAAATCAACGTGTTGTTCACCGTGGACCTTTTTAACGAAGGGCTGGACATTCCGGTGGTGGACACCGTTCTGTTTCTGCGGCCGACGGAGAGTGCGACGGTCTTTCTGCAGCAGTTGGGGCGCGGACTGCGGTTGGCGCCGGGCAAGTCGGTGCTGACGGCGCTGGACTTTGTAGGCCATCAGCGCAAGGAGTTCCGGTTCGATCAGCGGTTCCGAGCGCTCACTGGGTTGGGGCGGAAACAGCTGGAAAGAGAGATCAAGCACGGGTTTCCGTTCCTGCCGTCGGGCAGCCAAATCGTGCTGGATGCTGTCGCGCAGAAGTTGGTGTTGGAGAACGTGCGTCAGCAGATTTCGCCGAAGAAAGCGGCGCTGGTTTCCGAAGTTCGGGCGCACCCCAACGACCAGCTGGCCTCGTATCTAGAGGAATCCGGACGGGGGCTCGAGGACATTCTGCGCACCGACCGGTCATGGACGACGCTGTGCCGTGCTGCCGGCAAGTTGGGGGAGGAGCTCGATCCGCGGGAAGCCGAGCTCGTGAAGCGGGTCAAGGCGCTCGCGCACGTGGATGACCGACAGCGAGCGGACGCGTACCGAGCGCTGCTGGACGGTGGTGCTGTGACTGAGCAGCGATTGGCGAACATGCTGTTCTACTCGCTCTACCCGAACGGTGGGGGATTCGACACTGCGGCAGCCGGACTCGAAGCGCTCCGTGGGGAAGCGGTAGCGGCGGAGATGCGCCAGGTCGTGGACATCGCCTTCGAAGCGGCGCACCGCAGCACATATGCGCTTGGAGACCTGGTGCCGGAACTGGCCGACGTTCCGTTGGCTCTGCACGCTACGTATTCACGAGAAGAAATTCTCGCCGGCCTCGGCTGGGTGTCGGACAAGCGGACGCCCTCGACTATGCGGGAGGGGGTGGCGTGGTGCCCGGCGGCCAACGCCGACGCCTTCCTCATCACGCTGAAAAAGTCAGACAATGACTACTCGCCGACCACGATGTACCGCGACTTCGCGCTCAGCTCAGACTTGTTCCACTGGGAGTCGCAATCGACGACCACCTCGGCGTCACCGACCGGGCAGCGCTACATCAATCACCGTGCGAAGGGCTCGCACATCCTGCTGTTCGTGCGGGAGACGAAGACCAACGCGCTCGGGGCTGCGCCCTACATTTTCCTCGGGCCCGCGGACTACGTGTCGCATGAGGGAGACCGGCCGATGGCGATCACGTGGCGGCTGAAGCGGCCGATGCCGGCGGAGGTGTACCTGGGTGCGCGGGCGGCGGTGGCTTAG
- a CDS encoding IS3 family transposase (programmed frameshift), with the protein MPRQYSPEFRDRALRLLDTMMEASDISEFEAIKSVASKLGISEESVRRWRRKAQVDAGERSGTTSAEHAEIRKLKREVAELRRANELLKSASAFFGSGARPPRDEMIAFIDAHRDQFGVELICRILRAAIPGFLTARGYRAARTRPASDREIRDEQLIADLRTVHKDNFSVYGVKKMHAAMKRRGWHLGREQTRRLMHKAGLRGIQRGRPVFTTVTDPADQRPVDLVNRQFNAAAPNRLWVADITFVRTWQGFCYTAFVTDVCTRKIVGWAVSTTMRTEDLPLQAFNHAVWQSDSDLSELIHHSDRGSQYLSLAYTDRLAELGIAPSVGSRGDSYDNALAEAVNAAYKTEVINRGKPWRGVDDVELATAQWVAWYNQERLHEALGYVSPAEYEVALTGASHPASQPTPALVPN; encoded by the exons ATGCCCCGTCAGTATTCGCCGGAGTTTCGCGATCGTGCGTTGCGGTTGTTGGACACCATGATGGAAGCCTCGGATATTTCTGAGTTCGAGGCCATTAAGTCGGTGGCCAGCAAACTCGGCATCTCGGAGGAATCGGTGCGTCGGTGGCGACGCAAAGCTCAGGTCGATGCCGGCGAACGGTCCGGCACGACCAGCGCCGAGCACGCCGAGATCCGCAAGCTCAAGCGTGAAGTCGCCGAACTACGCAGAGCAAATGAACTTTTGAAGTCAGCATCCGCGTTTTTCG GCAGCGGAGCTCGACCGCCCCGTGACGAAATGATCGCCTTCATCGATGCACATCGCGATCAATTCGGGGTCGAGCTCATCTGCCGTATCCTACGGGCAGCAATCCCGGGTTTCCTGACCGCCCGCGGCTACCGCGCCGCACGGACCCGCCCGGCCTCTGACCGCGAGATCCGCGACGAACAGCTGATCGCCGACCTCCGCACCGTGCATAAAGACAACTTTTCCGTCTACGGCGTCAAGAAGATGCACGCAGCGATGAAACGTCGCGGTTGGCACCTGGGCCGCGAACAAACACGACGGTTGATGCACAAAGCCGGCCTGCGCGGCATCCAGCGAGGAAGACCAGTGTTCACCACGGTCACCGACCCCGCCGATCAACGTCCAGTCGATCTGGTCAACCGCCAGTTCAATGCCGCCGCACCGAACCGGTTGTGGGTCGCTGACATCACCTTCGTGCGGACCTGGCAGGGGTTCTGCTACACCGCGTTCGTCACCGACGTCTGCACCCGCAAGATCGTCGGCTGGGCCGTATCGACCACGATGCGCACCGAAGATCTCCCGTTACAAGCCTTCAATCACGCTGTGTGGCAGTCAGACTCAGATCTATCTGAGTTGATTCATCATTCCGACCGCGGATCCCAATACCTGTCGCTGGCATACACCGACAGGCTGGCCGAGCTCGGGATCGCGCCCTCGGTGGGGTCGCGAGGCGATAGTTATGACAACGCCCTTGCCGAGGCCGTCAATGCCGCCTACAAAACCGAGGTGATCAACCGTGGCAAGCCCTGGCGCGGCGTCGACGACGTCGAACTAGCGACCGCCCAATGGGTGGCCTGGTACAACCAGGAACGCCTGCATGAAGCCCTCGGCTACGTTTCACCGGCCGAGTACGAGGTCGCCCTCACCGGCGCCTCACACCCTGCGAGCCAGCCAACCCCGGCCCTCGTACCCAACTAG
- a CDS encoding helix-turn-helix domain-containing protein: MDAELKAVGDRIRSRLPLGMSQKRLAEKAGMTPDALSRALNGQRGFSSTELARLADELGADVYWMITGRDDPRKVEIAARHKWDPKHRRRDNPGRDVDEAVLGQVIAAYQAAFPSGPPASRALPKNPLALRELLGEAFVRDFSDEVENKLGVDIVRIAGLTTDYSLRIGSRSIIILATTPRWFRSNWSLAHELGHLALGHHDGLSSTDRKNEGPADSFAANLLLPSEEVSNENWDRKDEAGLARYLWFTGVSTQALRNRLAALQIKPAAAVEDALVHTTPRLIRAHAETEWMIGGEAAVSLREQQASTRLVPAVLVDALHREVEAGNASPELLAWALDVPVDEIEFPEPDDKALADARVSAIENRPSADDLANWLAVSESK; this comes from the coding sequence ATGGATGCGGAGCTCAAGGCGGTTGGTGATCGCATACGTTCAAGGCTCCCGCTTGGCATGAGCCAGAAGCGGCTCGCAGAGAAAGCTGGGATGACCCCAGACGCACTTTCTCGCGCCCTGAACGGACAACGAGGGTTCTCTTCCACCGAGCTTGCCCGCCTAGCCGACGAGCTAGGCGCTGACGTGTACTGGATGATCACAGGCAGAGACGATCCGAGAAAGGTAGAGATCGCCGCTCGACACAAGTGGGATCCAAAGCACCGCCGACGCGACAATCCTGGGCGCGACGTCGATGAGGCCGTTCTAGGCCAGGTGATCGCCGCCTACCAGGCAGCATTCCCTTCGGGTCCCCCAGCATCCAGGGCGCTGCCGAAGAATCCGCTAGCGCTCCGTGAACTCTTAGGCGAAGCGTTCGTCCGAGACTTCTCTGACGAAGTCGAGAACAAGCTGGGCGTGGATATCGTGCGCATCGCCGGCCTCACCACCGACTATTCGCTCAGGATAGGGTCCCGCTCGATCATTATCCTTGCCACTACGCCACGTTGGTTTCGAAGCAATTGGTCGTTGGCGCACGAGCTCGGACATCTTGCACTCGGTCATCACGATGGCTTATCGAGCACCGATAGAAAGAACGAGGGACCCGCTGACTCGTTCGCGGCCAACCTACTTCTTCCGAGTGAGGAAGTGTCCAATGAAAACTGGGACAGAAAAGACGAGGCCGGTCTCGCCCGGTACCTATGGTTCACTGGCGTCTCGACACAGGCACTAAGGAATCGCCTTGCCGCACTACAGATCAAGCCTGCCGCAGCGGTCGAGGACGCGTTAGTCCACACGACACCGAGATTGATTCGGGCTCACGCCGAAACCGAATGGATGATCGGCGGCGAAGCGGCGGTATCCCTGCGAGAACAACAAGCGTCAACTCGCCTCGTCCCCGCCGTTCTGGTGGACGCCCTTCACCGTGAAGTGGAAGCCGGTAACGCATCTCCAGAGCTCCTCGCCTGGGCTCTCGACGTTCCGGTCGACGAGATAGAATTCCCCGAGCCGGATGACAAAGCCCTCGCGGATGCCCGCGTTTCGGCGATCGAGAACCGTCCTAGCGCAGACGATTTGGCGAACTGGCTGGCGGTGAGCGAGTCCAAGTGA